Proteins from a single region of Candidatus Parcubacteria bacterium:
- the murD gene encoding UDP-N-acetylmuramoyl-L-alanine--D-glutamate ligase (Derived by automated computational analysis using gene prediction method: Protein Homology. GO_function: GO:0005524 - ATP binding [Evidence IEA]; GO_function: GO:0008764 - UDP-N-acetylmuramoylalanine-D-glutamate ligase activity [Evidence IEA]): MSDLTGKKIAFLGYGLENQALLAWFKKQKLAATYTILDPHPQPEKLSTKVAWQSGKNYLKNLNSFDIVFRSPGAPLFLPEIKAAQKKGVTISSAMNLFLELTPTKNIIGVTGSKGKGTTASLITAILKADRRPVFLGGNIGVAPFSFLGKLTKDSWVILELSSFQLEDLKRSPRYAVLTNLFKEHLEPADPNNPNYHKSSNSYIEAKLNIARHSENKHFWIPQKLKNKLSAKKISGRLRFFETCDYPSLLAGEFNKENVAAAVAVGRYLKIPTETIKKAVANFKGLPHRLELVAVKKGVAYYDNSFSTTPESTMADLESFPGAVIILGGADKGADFKALAKTVKKQASFVILLKGAATPRLKKDLLASGLSAKKIHHANSMSQAVSQASAAATSGGAVLLSTACASFGLFKNYKERGDLFQKYVRAQK; encoded by the coding sequence ATGTCTGATTTGACCGGAAAAAAAATTGCTTTTTTAGGTTACGGTTTGGAAAACCAAGCCTTATTGGCGTGGTTTAAAAAACAAAAATTAGCCGCCACCTATACGATTTTAGATCCACATCCGCAACCAGAAAAATTATCGACCAAGGTTGCTTGGCAGAGCGGTAAAAATTATTTAAAAAATTTAAACTCCTTTGATATTGTCTTTCGTTCCCCGGGTGCGCCTCTTTTTCTTCCAGAGATAAAAGCAGCTCAAAAAAAAGGGGTGACTATTAGTAGTGCGATGAATTTATTTTTGGAGTTAACTCCGACAAAAAATATTATTGGCGTCACCGGCAGCAAGGGTAAAGGGACCACCGCCAGTTTGATTACTGCAATTTTAAAAGCCGACCGGCGCCCAGTTTTCTTAGGCGGCAATATCGGTGTCGCCCCTTTTTCTTTTTTGGGAAAATTAACTAAAGATTCCTGGGTGATATTAGAACTCTCAAGTTTTCAACTGGAAGACTTAAAGCGTAGCCCCCGCTATGCTGTTTTAACTAATTTATTCAAAGAGCACTTAGAGCCGGCCGATCCTAATAACCCCAATTACCATAAAAGCTCTAATTCTTATATCGAGGCTAAATTAAATATTGCCCGCCACTCGGAAAATAAACATTTTTGGATTCCTCAAAAGTTAAAAAATAAATTAAGCGCTAAAAAAATTTCTGGGCGATTGAGATTTTTTGAGACTTGCGATTATCCGAGCTTGTTAGCCGGCGAATTTAACAAGGAAAATGTCGCGGCGGCAGTAGCCGTCGGGCGCTATTTAAAAATACCTACGGAAACGATAAAAAAAGCGGTCGCCAATTTTAAAGGCTTACCACACCGGTTAGAATTAGTAGCGGTCAAAAAAGGGGTTGCTTATTACGATAATAGTTTTTCCACGACCCCGGAAAGCACGATGGCCGATTTAGAATCTTTTCCGGGAGCGGTAATTATTTTAGGTGGTGCTGACAAAGGGGCTGATTTTAAGGCTCTCGCTAAAACCGTTAAAAAACAGGCCTCTTTTGTGATTCTTTTAAAGGGTGCCGCGACACCGCGACTTAAAAAAGACTTACTCGCGTCCGGCCTGTCTGCCAAAAAAATTCACCATGCCAACAGTATGTCTCAAGCTGTTAGCCAAGCGAGTGCCGCCGCCACTAGCGGTGGTGCGGTCTTATTATCAACAGCTTGCGCTAGTTTCGGTTTATTTAAAAACTATAAAGAGCGCGGCGACTTATTCCAAAAATATGTCCGAGCGCAAAAATAA
- a CDS encoding hypothetical protein (Derived by automated computational analysis using gene prediction method: GeneMarkS-2+.) yields MIIVGILLTVAGAFFVIKTEWFLQNFGRIEFFDNKLGSSGGSRLGWKLLGIIFIFIGILMMTGSGGQFWGWILSPLIKTANPNL; encoded by the coding sequence ATGATCATTGTTGGCATTCTTTTGACGGTGGCGGGGGCATTTTTTGTAATTAAAACCGAATGGTTTTTACAAAACTTTGGACGGATTGAATTCTTTGATAACAAGCTAGGCAGCTCCGGCGGTTCGCGCTTGGGCTGGAAACTTTTGGGAATAATTTTTATTTTTATCGGTATTTTAATGATGACCGGCAGTGGCGGTCAGTTCTGGGGCTGGATTTTATCGCCACTAATTAAAACCGCCAACCCCAATTTATAA
- a CDS encoding hypothetical protein (Derived by automated computational analysis using gene prediction method: GeneMarkS-2+.): MSKSTIKSLAAIVTEALDFFETTSPPYFDPNRFAFPLVVGSGNAYHTGKILFTEQTAIYANESDFDLNLKRYESLIKNGTLREAVVISASGEKDSVYQVEAAQMAGLKTTLLTCSAKSGAAKIADQVKVYRKIAEPYTYNFSTYCGLILGAGGEKVAAIKKGLADLKIPKNFGKYKAYSFILPNEFSGLVPMLDIKRHELFGPKLSLRAFTFGEARHAKFVIRDPKELVISFGANKFFGEPSSRWEIDLPKTVGYALMMSLTYYLVGQIQESHPDYFRQNIERFCQEDGPRAYGSKKPFTVIVPGN; this comes from the coding sequence ATGTCTAAATCAACGATAAAATCTTTAGCGGCGATCGTTACTGAAGCTCTAGATTTTTTTGAAACGACGTCGCCTCCTTATTTTGATCCAAACCGGTTCGCCTTTCCTTTAGTCGTCGGTAGCGGCAATGCTTACCACACCGGTAAAATTTTATTTACTGAGCAAACTGCTATCTATGCCAACGAAAGTGATTTTGATTTAAATTTAAAGCGTTATGAGTCTTTAATTAAAAACGGCACTTTAAGAGAAGCGGTGGTTATTTCTGCTTCCGGAGAAAAAGATTCTGTTTACCAAGTTGAAGCCGCACAAATGGCTGGCCTAAAAACTACACTCTTAACTTGTTCGGCTAAATCCGGTGCTGCCAAAATTGCCGATCAAGTAAAAGTCTACCGCAAAATAGCCGAGCCCTATACTTATAATTTTTCTACCTACTGCGGCCTGATTCTCGGTGCCGGCGGCGAAAAGGTGGCGGCGATTAAAAAAGGGTTGGCGGACTTAAAAATCCCTAAAAATTTCGGCAAATACAAAGCTTATTCCTTTATCTTGCCTAATGAATTTAGCGGTCTGGTGCCGATGTTAGATATCAAGCGGCACGAACTCTTTGGTCCAAAATTATCACTCCGAGCTTTTACTTTCGGCGAAGCCCGGCACGCTAAATTTGTAATTCGTGATCCGAAAGAATTAGTAATCAGTTTTGGCGCCAATAAATTTTTTGGAGAGCCCAGTAGCCGCTGGGAAATTGATTTACCGAAAACTGTCGGTTACGCCCTAATGATGTCTTTAACTTATTACTTAGTCGGCCAAATTCAAGAAAGTCATCCTGATTATTTTCGCCAAAACATTGAGCGTTTTTGCCAAGAAGACGGGCCGCGCGCTTATGGCAGCAAAAAACCTTTTACCGTAATTGTTCCAGGGAATTAA
- the gpmI gene encoding 2,3-bisphosphoglycerate-independent phosphoglycerate mutase (Derived by automated computational analysis using gene prediction method: Protein Homology. GO_function: GO:0046537 - 2,3-bisphosphoglycerate-independent phosphoglycerate mutase activity [Evidence IEA]; GO_process: GO:0006096 - glycolytic process [Evidence IEA]) — protein sequence MSAKPINKPVVLVVLDGWGSAKPSANNAITQASPLFFDELVANYPARRLEASGEAVGLPAGVFGNSEVGHLSLGLGRAVFQDLLRINRAIDDGSFFKNSELLAAAAKVKKSGGAWHLMGLASDGRVHSSLDHLFSLLDLAKRLRIKEVYLHLFLDGRDTPRSSGRKFVAAIEDYCRRLGLGKIATLSGRFYAMDRDNHWERLSLAYQAMVNRQGLEYDRAASALEASYRAQIYDEEFVPALIKGGAPIRDGDALIFFNYRADRARQLSRLFVDKKFRAPELSPRKFKDLSFVAFTDYDSSLPLKVAFPSETPQKCLGEILAQKKQRQLRIAETEKYAHVTYFFNGGQEKPFAGEDRILIPSPRVASYAKKPQMSAAAITTAAVEALKSNKYSFILVNFANPDMVGHTGDLTATIKGVRAADKGLKKIVQAVLKVQGTILVTADHGNADSLYDVRRQEIIKEHTLNPVPFILVSPDNRLAKARRHPLYREKPSGTLADVAPTILQIKGILPPSEMTGKSLF from the coding sequence ATGTCAGCTAAGCCAATAAATAAGCCGGTAGTGTTAGTAGTTTTAGATGGTTGGGGGAGCGCTAAGCCTTCAGCTAACAATGCGATTACTCAGGCGTCGCCACTTTTTTTTGATGAGCTCGTCGCCAATTATCCGGCGCGCCGATTAGAAGCTTCGGGCGAAGCAGTCGGTTTGCCAGCCGGCGTTTTTGGAAATAGTGAAGTTGGTCATCTCAGTTTAGGTTTGGGCCGAGCTGTTTTTCAAGATTTGCTTCGCATTAATAGGGCGATAGACGATGGTTCCTTCTTTAAAAACTCTGAGCTTTTAGCGGCCGCCGCTAAGGTTAAAAAAAGCGGAGGGGCTTGGCATCTAATGGGCTTAGCTTCTGATGGCCGTGTCCATTCTTCACTAGACCACTTGTTCTCTTTACTTGATTTAGCGAAACGATTAAGGATTAAAGAAGTTTATCTGCATTTATTTTTAGATGGTCGCGATACCCCTCGTAGCAGCGGACGAAAGTTCGTTGCCGCTATTGAAGATTACTGTCGTCGCCTCGGGTTAGGGAAAATTGCTACTTTATCAGGTCGTTTCTATGCTATGGACAGAGATAATCATTGGGAGCGTTTGTCCCTAGCTTATCAAGCAATGGTTAATCGTCAAGGTCTAGAGTATGACCGAGCGGCGAGTGCCTTAGAAGCTAGTTACCGTGCTCAAATTTATGATGAAGAGTTTGTTCCAGCTTTAATTAAGGGCGGCGCCCCTATTCGTGATGGTGATGCGCTGATATTTTTTAATTATCGGGCCGATCGGGCACGTCAGTTAAGTCGCCTTTTTGTAGATAAAAAATTTCGTGCACCAGAGCTCAGTCCTAGAAAATTTAAAGATTTAAGCTTTGTTGCTTTTACTGATTACGATTCCAGTTTGCCTCTAAAAGTTGCTTTCCCATCAGAGACGCCTCAAAAGTGTTTAGGAGAAATTTTGGCGCAAAAAAAACAGCGCCAACTGCGCATTGCCGAAACAGAGAAATATGCTCATGTTACCTACTTTTTTAATGGTGGCCAAGAAAAACCTTTTGCTGGTGAAGATAGAATTCTGATTCCTTCGCCCCGAGTTGCTAGCTACGCGAAAAAACCGCAGATGTCCGCCGCTGCCATTACGACGGCAGCAGTAGAAGCTCTTAAGAGTAATAAGTATTCTTTTATTTTAGTTAATTTTGCTAATCCCGATATGGTTGGGCACACCGGTGATTTAACAGCGACCATTAAAGGGGTGAGAGCGGCGGATAAGGGTTTAAAGAAAATTGTTCAAGCGGTTTTAAAAGTCCAGGGGACAATTTTAGTTACCGCTGATCATGGTAATGCCGATTCTCTCTATGATGTTAGGCGGCAGGAAATTATTAAAGAACACACTCTTAATCCCGTCCCTTTTATTTTGGTTAGCCCGGATAATCGTTTAGCCAAAGCTCGTCGTCACCCTTTGTATCGGGAAAAGCCTAGCGGCACCTTAGCCGATGTTGCGCCGACAATTTTACAAATTAAAGGCATTTTGCCGCCATCAGAGATGACCGGCAAAAGCTTATTTTAA
- the murI gene encoding glutamate racemase (Derived by automated computational analysis using gene prediction method: Protein Homology. GO_function: GO:0008881 - glutamate racemase activity [Evidence IEA]; GO_process: GO:0009252 - peptidoglycan biosynthetic process [Evidence IEA]) — protein sequence MSERKNKNLTPAAIGMFDSGLGGLSVLRALLEKLPEYSYFYLGDTARVPYGERSAETIFTYTVEAVDFLFKQGCQLIIIACNTASSQALRRLQQEWLPKNYPERRVLGVIKPLVEAVASSDAKHLGIIGTTATINSQAYPQELEVLKPGLKTSAKATPLLVPLVEEGRLDTPETRLILASYLTPLKQAGIDSLILACTHYPYLEPVISELLGPGILVYNPGMIIADSLAQYLKRHPELNLDTKSSARRYYVTDAPASFAQQAEKFLGQDLPNLELVNL from the coding sequence ATGTCCGAGCGCAAAAATAAAAATTTAACTCCTGCCGCTATTGGCATGTTTGATTCCGGTTTAGGCGGCCTGTCGGTCTTACGCGCTTTATTAGAAAAACTGCCGGAGTATTCTTATTTTTATTTAGGGGATACGGCGCGTGTTCCCTACGGTGAGCGCTCCGCGGAAACTATTTTCACCTACACAGTTGAAGCGGTTGATTTTTTATTTAAGCAGGGTTGTCAGTTAATAATTATTGCTTGTAATACCGCCTCCTCTCAAGCGCTAAGGCGGCTGCAGCAAGAATGGCTGCCGAAAAATTACCCGGAGCGGCGAGTTTTAGGAGTAATTAAGCCCTTAGTAGAAGCGGTCGCCTCCTCAGACGCCAAACATTTAGGGATTATCGGCACTACCGCGACCATTAATTCTCAAGCCTATCCGCAAGAATTAGAAGTTTTAAAACCGGGCTTAAAAACTAGTGCTAAAGCAACTCCACTACTGGTGCCTTTAGTGGAAGAGGGGCGCTTAGACACGCCGGAAACGCGTTTAATTTTGGCCAGTTATTTAACCCCTTTAAAACAGGCTGGAATTGATAGCTTAATTTTAGCCTGCACCCACTACCCTTATTTAGAGCCCGTAATCAGTGAACTTCTCGGTCCCGGGATTTTAGTTTATAATCCAGGAATGATTATCGCCGACTCCTTAGCCCAGTACTTAAAACGCCACCCGGAGCTAAATTTAGACACTAAAAGCTCCGCGCGTCGCTATTACGTGACTGACGCCCCCGCTTCTTTTGCTCAGCAAGCGGAAAAATTTTTAGGCCAAGACTTGCCTAATTTAGAATTAGTTAATTTATGA
- a CDS encoding YebC/PmpR family DNA-binding transcriptional regulator (Derived by automated computational analysis using gene prediction method: Protein Homology.), with protein MSGHSKWATTHRQKAIVDSKRGTVFTKLANNITIAARKGGDPAANSSLRAEIDKARAANMPKDNIERAIKRGTGELAGAQVEELYYEALGPGGLQVVVKSVTDNKNRSASTIRHAFSKAGGAFGSVLWNFSQKGVFLLANDQLAALDREDFILELIDQGATDVQNEAEGLTIYTDLVDFQKMSDCLSGQNLNPESAEIAYVASEKITLSPEDQEKADRLLAELEDNEDVSDYYLNADW; from the coding sequence ATGTCAGGACATTCTAAATGGGCGACAACGCATCGTCAAAAAGCCATTGTTGATTCTAAACGGGGGACCGTTTTTACTAAGTTGGCTAATAATATTACTATTGCTGCCCGAAAAGGTGGTGACCCGGCGGCTAATAGTAGTTTACGGGCCGAGATTGACAAGGCGCGCGCCGCTAACATGCCAAAAGATAATATTGAACGCGCAATCAAAAGAGGAACCGGTGAATTAGCTGGGGCTCAGGTTGAAGAATTATATTATGAGGCCCTGGGGCCGGGCGGTCTGCAAGTGGTGGTTAAAAGTGTCACTGATAATAAAAATCGATCAGCCTCCACTATTCGTCATGCCTTTTCTAAGGCGGGTGGCGCTTTTGGATCCGTGCTGTGGAACTTTTCTCAAAAAGGAGTTTTCTTGTTGGCCAATGACCAGCTCGCGGCCCTTGACCGGGAAGACTTTATTTTAGAGTTAATTGATCAAGGCGCCACTGACGTCCAAAATGAAGCTGAAGGCCTAACCATTTATACGGACTTAGTTGATTTTCAAAAGATGTCTGATTGTCTAAGCGGTCAAAATTTAAACCCGGAGTCGGCCGAGATTGCCTATGTCGCTTCTGAAAAAATAACTTTAAGTCCTGAAGATCAAGAAAAGGCTGATCGCTTACTGGCGGAGCTAGAGGATAATGAAGATGTCAGTGATTATTATTTAAATGCCGACTGGTAA
- the polA gene encoding DNA polymerase I (Derived by automated computational analysis using gene prediction method: Protein Homology. GO_function: GO:0003676 - nucleic acid binding [Evidence IEA]; GO_function: GO:0003677 - DNA binding [Evidence IEA]; GO_function: GO:0003887 - DNA-directed DNA polymerase activity [Evidence IEA]; GO_function: GO:0008408 - 3'-5' exonuclease activity [Evidence IEA]; GO_process: GO:0006261 - DNA-templated DNA replication [Evidence IEA]), with product MSKNQKPKLLIIDGHALIHRSFHALPTSLATKDGTVVNAVYGFTSFLLKACLEFKPKYVVLTLDSAGPTFRHEEYTDYKATRAAAPDEFYHQVPLVEEVAKALDIPIFIKPGFEADDLIGTIASRAAKETDWISYIVTGDMDSLQLVTERTFVYAMSRGLSESVTYDKEAVEARYGLRPDQIVDYKALRGDPSDNIPGVKGIGEKTATELLQTFGNLKGVYGAVKKNDQRLKPRVAELLISGQEEAWLSQGLATIKCDVDLEIDWESWQLELFDLNKATELFTALEFRSLLGRLRQLKDLVSGKNNNDAPETTELKPQPKEKINYQLLKTETDFKKFLKKLAAQKEFAFNVEAQDNKLLGLAFCWSKTEAYYLDLETGAPQDLDLFNYQKNGTATPAYLEKLRPFLENAAVKKITHDSKRRWRLLNAAGLNLKGISFDTFLADYLLTPDNRHHDLETLAFRELGWEKKTVAELLGKGTNKISFGQVDAVKKSEFAGEEAALIWRLAKSLTPKIKAENLTEVLENIELPLAIILGKMENAGIKVETEPLEKLTTTLEKRLKEIRSEAVALVDEDFNINSPKQLQTILFEKLKLETKGIKKTKSGYSTADLELQKIADAHPIVPLLQEYRELNKLLNTYSAALPKMISPKTGRIHTNYQQAVAATGRLSSSEPNLQNIPAHKEAGQEIRRAFVASPGCKLLSLDYSQIELRLAAHFSGDKKLLAAFKNNQDIHRATAAQINEVPLEEVTKQMRFEAKAINFGILYGQGPHGLSQNAHTSYQKARDFIAKYFAVYPKVKEMVDRFIAEAQDRGYTETLGGRKRYLPDLNSSNPIARRAAERMATNTPIQGSAADLIKIAMINIDQKISGQEEEIRLLLQIHDELIFEIKTDRVDYWLPKLKDLMESALSLSVPIVVESSTGDSWADLK from the coding sequence ATGAGTAAAAATCAAAAACCAAAATTACTAATTATTGATGGGCACGCCTTAATTCACCGAAGCTTTCACGCCCTGCCTACCAGCCTAGCAACCAAAGACGGCACGGTCGTTAATGCTGTTTATGGTTTCACCTCTTTTTTGCTTAAAGCCTGTCTGGAATTTAAACCAAAATATGTAGTCCTCACCTTAGATAGTGCCGGGCCAACTTTTCGACACGAAGAATATACTGACTATAAAGCCACCCGCGCCGCGGCCCCGGACGAATTCTATCACCAAGTTCCTTTAGTTGAAGAAGTGGCGAAAGCTTTAGATATTCCAATTTTCATCAAGCCCGGATTCGAAGCGGATGATTTAATTGGCACGATCGCTAGTCGGGCCGCCAAAGAAACCGATTGGATTAGTTACATTGTTACTGGCGACATGGATAGCTTACAACTTGTAACCGAGAGAACTTTTGTTTATGCGATGAGCCGCGGCTTAAGCGAAAGCGTTACTTACGATAAAGAAGCGGTGGAGGCACGTTATGGTTTGCGCCCCGATCAGATTGTTGATTACAAAGCTTTGCGCGGCGACCCGAGCGATAATATTCCCGGAGTTAAAGGTATCGGCGAAAAAACCGCCACCGAACTATTGCAAACTTTTGGAAATTTAAAAGGCGTTTACGGGGCCGTCAAAAAAAATGACCAGCGTTTAAAACCGCGGGTGGCCGAACTTTTAATCAGTGGCCAAGAAGAAGCCTGGTTGAGCCAAGGCCTCGCGACCATTAAGTGTGATGTTGATTTGGAAATTGACTGGGAAAGTTGGCAACTAGAGTTATTTGATTTAAACAAAGCCACCGAATTGTTTACAGCTTTAGAATTTCGCTCTTTACTTGGCCGCCTCAGACAACTTAAAGACTTGGTAAGTGGGAAAAATAATAATGATGCTCCCGAAACGACAGAATTAAAACCGCAACCGAAAGAAAAAATAAATTATCAGTTATTAAAAACGGAAACTGATTTTAAAAAATTCTTAAAAAAATTAGCTGCTCAAAAAGAATTTGCCTTTAACGTAGAAGCTCAAGATAATAAATTATTAGGCCTGGCTTTTTGTTGGTCTAAAACCGAAGCTTATTACTTAGATCTAGAAACCGGTGCTCCCCAAGATTTAGATTTATTTAATTATCAAAAAAATGGAACCGCGACGCCGGCTTATCTAGAAAAGCTGCGCCCCTTTTTAGAAAACGCCGCTGTTAAAAAAATTACGCACGATAGTAAACGCCGCTGGCGACTGTTAAACGCAGCTGGCCTTAATTTAAAAGGAATTAGTTTTGATACTTTTCTCGCTGATTATTTATTAACTCCCGATAATCGCCACCACGATTTAGAAACTTTAGCCTTCCGAGAATTAGGTTGGGAGAAAAAAACGGTGGCGGAGCTGCTCGGCAAAGGGACCAATAAAATTAGCTTTGGCCAGGTAGACGCTGTTAAAAAATCAGAATTCGCTGGCGAGGAAGCCGCACTGATTTGGCGCTTGGCAAAAAGCTTAACTCCTAAAATAAAAGCGGAAAATTTAACTGAAGTTTTAGAAAACATTGAATTGCCTTTAGCAATAATTTTAGGAAAAATGGAAAACGCGGGCATCAAAGTGGAAACCGAGCCCTTAGAAAAATTAACGACGACTTTAGAAAAACGTCTCAAAGAAATTCGTAGTGAGGCTGTGGCTTTAGTGGACGAAGATTTTAATATCAATTCCCCCAAGCAACTGCAAACTATTTTATTTGAAAAATTAAAACTGGAAACTAAAGGAATTAAAAAAACTAAAAGCGGTTATTCCACCGCTGACTTAGAGCTACAAAAAATTGCTGATGCCCATCCGATTGTGCCGCTCCTCCAAGAATATCGCGAGCTAAATAAATTGCTCAATACTTACAGCGCCGCGCTGCCAAAAATGATTAGCCCGAAAACCGGCCGCATTCATACTAATTACCAACAAGCGGTCGCCGCCACCGGACGCTTATCTTCTTCTGAACCTAACCTGCAAAACATTCCCGCTCACAAAGAGGCTGGACAAGAGATCCGGCGCGCTTTTGTGGCCAGTCCTGGTTGTAAATTATTAAGCTTAGACTATTCACAAATTGAATTGCGCTTAGCCGCTCATTTTTCCGGCGATAAAAAATTATTGGCGGCCTTTAAAAATAATCAAGATATCCACCGCGCCACGGCGGCGCAAATCAATGAAGTCCCCTTAGAGGAAGTGACTAAACAAATGCGCTTTGAGGCCAAAGCAATTAATTTTGGAATTCTCTATGGCCAAGGGCCACATGGGCTATCACAAAACGCCCACACCTCTTACCAAAAGGCGCGCGATTTTATCGCCAAGTATTTTGCCGTTTATCCAAAAGTTAAAGAAATGGTGGATCGTTTTATTGCTGAAGCGCAAGACCGGGGTTACACAGAAACTTTAGGCGGACGAAAACGTTACCTACCAGATCTAAACTCTTCCAATCCGATCGCCCGACGAGCGGCCGAGCGAATGGCAACCAATACCCCAATTCAAGGAAGTGCCGCCGACTTAATTAAGATTGCGATGATAAATATTGATCAGAAAATTAGCGGGCAAGAAGAAGAAATTCGTTTACTCCTCCAAATTCACGATGAATTAATTTTTGAAATAAAAACTGACCGCGTCGATTATTGGTTACCAAAATTAAAAGATTTAATGGAGTCGGCTTTAAGCTTAAGTGTTCCGATTGTTGTCGAGTCCAGCACCGGTGACAGCTGGGCCGACTTAAAATAA
- a CDS encoding peptidoglycan DD-metalloendopeptidase family protein (Derived by automated computational analysis using gene prediction method: Protein Homology.) encodes MIVIKNILHGLLLIVFKPIFSLAKFLFTKPLIHLYHLLFKFKKYLGGDSIWQNLLKTRTVHLTVLVLTIIVVINNVITLNRVNNNLLPQGKEAIAAHLARTEFSLLTEDTILIEEYRHATYQRDISSTFGDSLVSQTPLGKNDGLLLTENHDGSALVIRNPLNQAEGRSESVADVPQNRENIVQYTVQTGDTISSIANRFQVSVNTVLWANNLGAYSLIRPGDALTILPVTGVTYTAKKGDTVSLIASRYGVEETKIFEYNDLESGLKAGQELIVPGGRKIVTTVATRPSTEPSSGSVGSVIEKLVNPAKAEDSSTVMAWPTEGSRITQYYSWRHTGLDIANKTGTPLYAAEAGTVEVSGWNNGYGYNVLINHGGGKKTRYAHASKLYVKIGDEVERGEQIAAMGSTGWSTGPHIHFEVIVNGVRQNPLNYIR; translated from the coding sequence TTGATTGTTATCAAAAACATCCTTCATGGGCTCTTGTTAATTGTTTTCAAGCCCATTTTTAGTTTAGCCAAATTCCTCTTTACCAAGCCCTTGATTCATCTTTATCATTTGTTATTTAAGTTCAAAAAATATCTAGGTGGAGATAGTATTTGGCAAAACCTACTAAAAACCAGAACTGTTCATCTGACTGTTTTAGTGCTGACAATCATTGTTGTGATTAACAATGTTATCACCTTAAACAGAGTTAATAATAATCTATTGCCCCAAGGCAAAGAAGCAATTGCTGCTCATTTGGCTCGAACCGAATTTAGTTTGCTAACGGAGGACACAATTCTAATTGAAGAGTACCGACACGCCACCTATCAAAGAGATATCAGTTCGACCTTTGGCGATTCTTTAGTGAGTCAAACCCCTTTAGGGAAAAATGATGGTTTGCTTTTGACTGAGAATCATGACGGCTCGGCTTTAGTAATTCGTAACCCCTTAAATCAAGCCGAAGGCCGATCCGAGAGCGTTGCCGATGTCCCGCAAAATCGAGAAAATATTGTTCAATATACTGTTCAGACTGGCGATACAATTTCTTCTATCGCTAACCGCTTCCAGGTAAGCGTTAATACTGTGCTCTGGGCTAATAATTTAGGCGCTTACAGCCTAATTCGCCCGGGCGATGCGCTCACGATTTTACCGGTTACCGGCGTTACCTACACCGCCAAAAAGGGTGATACGGTTAGCTTAATTGCTTCCCGTTATGGTGTTGAAGAAACTAAAATTTTTGAATATAATGATTTAGAGTCAGGTCTAAAGGCCGGACAGGAGTTGATTGTTCCAGGGGGCAGAAAAATAGTGACCACCGTTGCCACCCGCCCCAGCACCGAACCTAGTTCTGGCAGCGTAGGTTCAGTAATTGAAAAATTAGTTAACCCAGCGAAAGCTGAAGACTCGAGCACCGTTATGGCCTGGCCAACTGAAGGCAGCCGCATTACCCAATATTATTCTTGGCGCCACACCGGTTTAGATATTGCCAATAAAACAGGAACGCCTCTCTATGCCGCCGAAGCGGGGACGGTTGAAGTCTCAGGCTGGAATAATGGTTACGGTTACAATGTTTTAATTAACCATGGTGGCGGCAAAAAGACTCGTTATGCGCACGCCTCTAAACTATACGTTAAAATTGGCGATGAAGTAGAACGCGGTGAGCAAATTGCCGCAATGGGATCAACGGGTTGGTCAACTGGCCCCCATATTCACTTTGAGGTTATCGTTAATGGCGTTCGCCAAAATCCCCTTAATTATATTCGTTAA